One genomic region from Phoenix dactylifera cultivar Barhee BC4 unplaced genomic scaffold, palm_55x_up_171113_PBpolish2nd_filt_p 000046F, whole genome shotgun sequence encodes:
- the LOC103723846 gene encoding uncharacterized protein LOC103723846, producing the protein MATSSRRSSGGCGAVLPISSAFQRSISPSGRFTSSGAGAGAGAGAYSSAFASSSSSFSSRSSTFFHHHRPSSPTRVNLVGASPAPVPSVRFSLDQHRPTSPGRSLAVADHHLSPRPISSPAPQRRTCMCSPTNHPGSFRCSLHKGIQLHPSHQNHAAFSPSNRLNARRSAMTNSLVRIGTVEGEWVKRALTALIRPSSHQQRRRAAFHPRQSRLSVMSKADDL; encoded by the coding sequence ATGGCGACCTCTTCAAGAAGATCGAGTGGAGGCTGTGGAGCGGTCCTCCCCATCTCGAGCGCCTTCCAGCGGTCGATCTCGCCGTCGGGGCGCTTCACCTCCTccggcgccggcgccggcgccggcgccggcgcATACTCCTCCGCcttcgcctcctcctcctccagcttcTCCTCCCGCTCCTCCACCTTCTTCCACCACCACCGCCCCTCCTCCCCCACCCGCGTCAACCTCGTCGGCGCCTCCCCGGCTCCCGTCCCCTCCGTCCGCTTCTCCCTCGACCAGCACCGCCCCACCTCCCCCGGCCGCTCCCTCGCCGTCGCAGACCACCACCTCTCCCCGCGCCCCATCTCCAGCCCCGCTCCCCAGCGTCGGACGTGCATGTGCTCCCCCACCAACCACCCGGGCTCCTTCCGGTGCAGCCTCCACAAGGGCATCCAGCTCCACCCCTCCCACCAGAACCACGCCGCCTTCTCGCCGTCGAACCGGCTCAACGCGCGGCGGTCGGCGATGACCAACTCGCTGGTCCGGATCGGGACCGTGGAGGGGGAGTGGGTCAAGCGGGCCCTCACCGCTCTCATCCGCCCCTCCTCTCACCAGCAGCGGCGACGGGCGGCGTTCCACCCGCGGCAGAGCCGCCTCTCCGTCATGTCCAAGGCCGATGATCTATGA